GAATCTTCAGAACAGTTTAGAGACCTTCTATAATGATAACTTTCTTTCCAACCTGATATTGGGCGAGATACAGGTAAACCAGGAGAAAGCGGTAACAGAAATTCAGAGGATTTTATATAAAACAGAAGCTTTGCATAACCCGGCTGTTATAGAGGCATCACTGGAAGAGTTGAATAGATTAATGACGGCAAATGAACTTTTAATCAAAGATTATGAAAGTAAAGATCTTTTACCGGAAGAAATAGAACTTTTAGACAGGCTAAAAACCACTAACACTGACTATGAGATTGTCAAAGAAAAGGTAATAAATGCTGCAAAAAGTGGTGACTTCAAATTAGCTGCCGAGATTAATGATAAACATGTAAGGGAATTGGGAGAAGAAATTTCTGGTATTTTGGCTCATATGAAAGAATTGAATAACCAAATTGCTATTGATATAATGTCTGCTAACAAAGAGAAATTTAACAGAACCAGAAATTTTGGTATCTTATCATTAGTCATTGCATGTCTGGTGTGTTTAGGGTTGATTATACTTTTAAATAGAATGATTACTAAACCGATCAAAACTCTGGTAGAATATGCCAATCGTATGGCTGAAGGGGATTTTACTTATGATGTGCCAGAGAATATCCTGCGTCGTAAAGACGAAATGGGAATGTTAGCAGGTGCTTTTGCTTCAATGAATGAGAAAATTCATGCTATGCTTAAAGAAGTATCCGTTTCAGCAGAGGAAAGCAGTTCAGCAAGTGAAGAACTAGCTGCTTCAGCGGAGGAAGTTACTGCTCAGGGGGAAAGTATTGCTACTTCTATTCAACAAATTGCTGAAGGGATGGAAGAAATCAGCTTCTCCATAGAAGAAATTGCAAAAGGTGGATTAGAAATCAACAACAGAGTACAGTTGCTGGAAAGAAAGGCGATAGATGGTGAAGAAAAGGTAAATAAAATCAAAAACAGGGCGGAAGAAATGAAAGATACCGCTCGTCTTTCCAAGCAAACAGCCAACGACATCTATAATCTTAAGCAAAAGGAAATTAAATTGGCGATTGAAGAGGTTGGGATTGTAGAGGAAATAACCAAAATGGCGGATGTCATTTCAGAGATAGCTGAACAAACCAATCTACTGGCATTAAATGCTGCTATCGAAGCGGCTCGTGCAGGGGAGCAAGGTCGTGGTTTTGCAGTTGTTGCCGAAGAAGTGCGTAAATTAGCAGAACACTCGGCGAATACAGCAGCAGAGATTCATCAGGTCATTCGCCAGGTTTATGGCACTGTTGAAAAGCTTATAGCCAATGCTGAGGAGATATTGAAATTTATCGATGAGAAGGTTGCACCTGATTACGATATGTTGGAGAAAACAGGAGAACAGTATGCCGAAGATGCCCGTTTTGTAAAAAGTTTAACCAACGATTTTGCAGCAGCTGCTTATCAGATTTTGAATTCTGTCGAAGAGATTAACGATGCGATAGGCGGAGTTTCCGCTACTGTAGAAGAAGCCACTGCATCTGCGCAAGAGATCAGCGGCAGTTCGTTAGAATCAACTAAAGCTTTGGAAGAAGTAGCAAGGACGGCTCAGTCTCAAGCGGAAATGGCTGAGAGATTAAGTACCATGGTAGCTAGATTTAAAGTATAGCAGCAAGTATTATTCATAGGAATGAACAATACTTAATCATGTCATCAGAAATAGGGAAGCCTGATTTCTTTGAACTATAGAACAAAGGAATCAGGCTATTTTTATTACATAGAATAGGTTACAAGTAAACATAATAAGAAATATTTATGGTATAATTTAACTAAAAAATTCAGAAAGGTAATGCTCTATGAAATCCTTGATCATTTATTATTCTACCTATAGAAAAAATACTGAAAAGATTGCACAGCTATTTGCTGAAAAACTGGGCTGTGAGTTAATTAATATAAAAAATACGGACGATGTCAGCATCGATGGCTATGATCTTATAGGATTTGGTTCCGGGATATACAAAGAAAGTTTATCACCAAAACTATTTAAACTAGTTGAAGATTTGGATGTAAAAGATAAAAACGTTTTCGTATTTTCTACCAGTGGCGTTGGAATGAAATTTTACAATCATAAATTAGTAAGATTATTAGAATCAAAGGAAGCAATCATTAAGGGTAACTTCGCCTGTAAGGGAAGTTTTACAGCAAGAGATTTTAGCAATAATAAGATTTTTGATATCTTTGGGAAATTCTCACAGGGCCATCCTAATACTAAAGATTTCAAAAATGCAGAAGAATTTATTAAAAACATAATATAAATGAGAACTGCGACATGAATATGATTAAAACAAAAAGAGTATTTTTGGGGAAAAGAAAAAATTTATGAGCAGAAATAAGAAAAATAATTGAATAGAAGATAACTCCCTGATAAAATAAATTTTTATAATGCCTATCAGAAGTAAAGGAGAGTAATTCATATGGAATATAAGATTTTAAGTTTATCCATAACCATGCCTTTTGGCAATATAGAAAATACAGTGTACCCAATCTTACTCTGGGACAAGCAAAACATTATTCTTGTTGATTGTGGTTTTATCGGTTCACTTCCTCTCCTCGAAAAGGAACTGCAAAGAGTTGGAGTGTCGATACAACAGTTAACTGGACTTGTATTGACTCATCATGATCACGACCATATGGGAGCGGCGGCTGATCTTAAAAAGTTAAATCCTGATATGAAAATATACGCTTCTGCTGTGGAGGCTCCATTCATTTCTGCTAAGGAAAAACCTCTGCGTTTGCAACAAGCAGAAGAACTGCAGAAAATGCTTCCGCCAGAACAGCAGGATTTTGGTAAGGCATTTTGTAATATGTTGCGTCAGGTTGAGCCGGTTGAGGTAGATGTTTTTTTACATGATGGAGAATATATGGAATGGTGTGGAGGATGTAGAGTTTTGGCAACTCCAGGGCATACTCCGGGCCATATTTCACTGCTTTTAGAAAGAGATTCCCTTATTATTACTGGCGATGCGATTGCTCTTGAGGATGGTAAGCCAGTTATCGCAAATCCACAGTTTACGCTAGATTTTGAACAAGCTACAAAATCTATGGAAAAATTATTGGCACTTAAGGCAAAAACTTATTATTGCTATCATGGTGGGACTTTTATCAATAATTGAAGCCTGATTCCTTTGTTTTAAAGAACAAAGGAATCAGGCTGTTTTAGAAAATCTTTGTTTTCAATAACGGTATTATGCAGCTTAATCAGAGTTCTTATATATAGGAACATTGGTACTATATCATAGTAATCGAGTAAAATGGGTTAAGACGACAATTTGGTGAATTGCGTTTTGGATAAGGTAAAGAGGAATTGGAGTATGGTATTTAAAGATTGAAACTAGTTTTAAGAAGTAATAGTGACAAATTGTAAAGCAATAGGAGAATCTTTTAAAGGCAGATTATCGGTATTTAAAGTAAGTAAGCCTTTTTGTACTGAATAATTGACTGAGGGCTGGAGCACAGCATTTATAAACAGGTTATTATAGGAAGTATTTGTAGGATCAAGTATGCCTTGGTTTCCATATATGGTTAGTTCATCTTCATTGGTATATATATTGTTTTCATGGGCAAGAGCATTAAATGTATAAGTTTTTGCTTTAATTACTTGCCCGTTAAGCCTTTTAATGGTTATGAACTCTAAGACTATTGGAACCTCATTGGGAGGGATATCTGAGGTGAGTAAAGCGAGTAGATTTTCTTCCACTGTATAATTCACTGATGGCTGTAATACGCCATTGATATATAAATTAATAAAGGATACCTCTTCGGGATCGAGAATACCTTTGTCACTATATATTGCATCGCCGTTCCAATATTCTGTCTTTTCTCCATCAGAGATTGCATAGTAATAGTATATCTCTGCCGGAAGAACCGATCCACTCGTATCTTTGAAAGTAACAAATCTAATCAGTACAGGCGTATCTTCTATAGGGGCATCTGTTTTCAATGTAAGCTCTCCTTCTTTTATTTCATAATTTACACTTGGCTGTACAACCCCGTTAATATATAAGGAAAAGAAAGAAACTGTTTCAGGATCAAGGATACCTTTGTTACCGTATTCGGTTAATTCATCCGCATCATAATAGGTATTTTTATCTCCATCAGATAAAGCATTATACTGATATACTTCAGCTTTTAGGAGGTTTTCTTTATATTTGTATGTAATATTGATTTCAGTTGTAAAAAAGCGCAGACAGCCAACATTGTTCTGTTGATTTTCTGGATAAGCCGTAGTATTAATTCTCACGTTAATATTTATATTAAGTGAATCATTCGTAGTATTAATGGAATGAATACTACATTTAAAAAGGCATGTCTTAAATGATAAAACAGTTCCCCTGGGGACATCCAGATAAAAACTCTTATATACCCTAAAGGGTATAGGGGGAGATATTCGATTGCCGTCCATAAAAAGAGAAAGATAGCCTTGGATGTATACGACAAACTGAAACATGCGCACATATTTTCCCGAAGGCATTCGAACCCGTTGACTGCCGGTTTTGAGAAAACGTGTGACATCGGAATAACTAATTGAGCCGGGGGTGTATGGATCTAAGATATTTCCATATCTATCAGTCAGGTAACATTCTATTTGCGATAAGTTTATGCTTGACATCACTCTCACTCCAATTAAAAATTTTACAACGATTTTTTATATTTTATTCACAGATAATCTGGCGAGTTACACTTACAATAAAAGGATGTGCACGATGGCCCATCCTTTTATTGGATTAAGCATTCACTGTAGTTTGAGAATCTGCATCTGGTACAAAGTTAGTAACGACTAAAGTAATTACTGCACCCTCTGGAATAGTGTCTGCTTCTGTGATTACTACCTCATCAGCTGCAACGGTGTATAAGTCTTCCTGTTGTAATACACCATTAATGAACAGTAAATAGTAACCATTATCATCTGCAGCTAAAGTAATTTCAGCTACAGGGGCGTCTTCGTCATCAACAAAAGCATTAGCTGGAATTGTCAAGACACCTTGATCAACATGTGCTGGGTTTAAAGTATAAAAATATCTTTCCACAGCAGGATTTGTTGTAACTGTTGTTGTAGTCTGCGCAGCAATAGCAAGTTTAAATAAAGTAGCCATAATACACCTCCTCTTTATAAGTAGTTACTTTATATTATGTCGAATAAAGGGAAATGGTGACAGGTTGACCATATTAAATTATTCAATTTTAGAATAAATGATTGAACAGTATGTAGAGATATGTTAAAGTAAACGTAATTAAATATAGAGCAATCAGGTGTCGAAGCGATCATGTATTATGGTTGGCTTCGGTGAAAAGGGAAACAGGTGCAAATCCTGTACGAACTCGTCACCGTAATTAGGGAGCTGAGGCCGATATGTCACTGGGAAACTGGGAAGATGGCCGATGCAATGATCTTTAAGTCGGGAGACCTGCCTGATTGGCGTACAGAAACGTTTGTTTCAAGCCACGAGTAACTGGCTTTGTACGGTATGATTGTAGGATTATATTTCTTCATGTGAGAATATAGAATCCGGCAAATATACTATGCGTACAAACCCTTTACCATCAATTGGAAAGGGTTTTCTTAGTATTGTGAAAAAAATGATTGTTGCAAGGAAACATTGGGCTTAGTGCTTACAAAATAAAAATTATTAGATTATGCAAGGCAGTGAGGAAAAGAAATTGAAAGTATAAAGCAGAGAAAGGTTTGAAGAATATATGGCAAAAGTAATAATGGTGCAGGGAACCATGTCCAATGCAGGGAAAAGTCTTCTGGTGGCAGGGTTATGTAGAATTTTTAAACAGGACGGTTACCGTGTAGCTCCTTTTAAATCACAGAATATGGCCCTTAATTCGTTTGTTACAACGGAAGGGTTGGAAATGGGGAGAGCCCAGGCCATGCAGGCGGAAGCCGCAGGGATTACGCCCATGGTCTGCATGAATCCTATTTTATTAAAACCTACGAATCATACCGGTTCTCAGGTCATTGTAAATGGCGAAGTTCTTGGGAATATGGGGGCAAAAGAGTATTTTGCCTATAAAAAGGAGTTGATTCCTAAGATAAAAAAGGCTTTTCGCCAGTTGGAGGAATTTGCAGACATTATTGTGATAGAAGGAGCAGGAAGCCCGGCAGAAATCAACTTAAAACAGAATGATATTGTCAATATGGGTCTTGCTGAAATGGTAGATGCCCCTGTGCTTTTGGTGGGAGACATTGATCGTGGAGGCGTTTTTGCACAGTTATTAGGAACGCTGATGCTACTAATAGAAGAAGAAAAAGAAAGGGTAAAAGGATTAATCATCAATAAATTCCGTGGAGACAAGTCTATCCTGGACCCAGGTATAAAATTTCTGGAAAAAAAGGGACAGGTACCGGTAGTAGGCGTCGTTCCTTACATGGAAGTGGCTCTTGAAGACGAGGACAGCTTAACGGAGAGATTTAATAAAAAACAAGAAGGTTTAATAGATATTGCTGTTATTCGATATCCAAGAATCTCGAATTTTACGGATTTTAATGTGTTTGAGCAGATTCCGGAAGTTACGGTGCGTTATGTGACTTCCGTCAGGG
The genomic region above belongs to Defluviitalea saccharophila and contains:
- a CDS encoding methyl-accepting chemotaxis protein gives rise to the protein MNFINNLKTKTKLLVVFAFILIITILININGRYTAKNLQNSLETFYNDNFLSNLILGEIQVNQEKAVTEIQRILYKTEALHNPAVIEASLEELNRLMTANELLIKDYESKDLLPEEIELLDRLKTTNTDYEIVKEKVINAAKSGDFKLAAEINDKHVRELGEEISGILAHMKELNNQIAIDIMSANKEKFNRTRNFGILSLVIACLVCLGLIILLNRMITKPIKTLVEYANRMAEGDFTYDVPENILRRKDEMGMLAGAFASMNEKIHAMLKEVSVSAEESSSASEELAASAEEVTAQGESIATSIQQIAEGMEEISFSIEEIAKGGLEINNRVQLLERKAIDGEEKVNKIKNRAEEMKDTARLSKQTANDIYNLKQKEIKLAIEEVGIVEEITKMADVISEIAEQTNLLALNAAIEAARAGEQGRGFAVVAEEVRKLAEHSANTAAEIHQVIRQVYGTVEKLIANAEEILKFIDEKVAPDYDMLEKTGEQYAEDARFVKSLTNDFAAAAYQILNSVEEINDAIGGVSATVEEATASAQEISGSSLESTKALEEVARTAQSQAEMAERLSTMVARFKV
- a CDS encoding flavodoxin domain-containing protein; translation: MKSLIIYYSTYRKNTEKIAQLFAEKLGCELINIKNTDDVSIDGYDLIGFGSGIYKESLSPKLFKLVEDLDVKDKNVFVFSTSGVGMKFYNHKLVRLLESKEAIIKGNFACKGSFTARDFSNNKIFDIFGKFSQGHPNTKDFKNAEEFIKNII
- a CDS encoding MBL fold metallo-hydrolase: MEYKILSLSITMPFGNIENTVYPILLWDKQNIILVDCGFIGSLPLLEKELQRVGVSIQQLTGLVLTHHDHDHMGAAADLKKLNPDMKIYASAVEAPFISAKEKPLRLQQAEELQKMLPPEQQDFGKAFCNMLRQVEPVEVDVFLHDGEYMEWCGGCRVLATPGHTPGHISLLLERDSLIITGDAIALEDGKPVIANPQFTLDFEQATKSMEKLLALKAKTYYCYHGGTFINN
- a CDS encoding DUF4183 domain-containing protein is translated as MSSINLSQIECYLTDRYGNILDPYTPGSISYSDVTRFLKTGSQRVRMPSGKYVRMFQFVVYIQGYLSLFMDGNRISPPIPFRVYKSFYLDVPRGTVLSFKTCLFKCSIHSINTTNDSLNININVRINTTAYPENQQNNVGCLRFFTTEINITYKYKENLLKAEVYQYNALSDGDKNTYYDADELTEYGNKGILDPETVSFFSLYINGVVQPSVNYEIKEGELTLKTDAPIEDTPVLIRFVTFKDTSGSVLPAEIYYYYAISDGEKTEYWNGDAIYSDKGILDPEEVSFINLYINGVLQPSVNYTVEENLLALLTSDIPPNEVPIVLEFITIKRLNGQVIKAKTYTFNALAHENNIYTNEDELTIYGNQGILDPTNTSYNNLFINAVLQPSVNYSVQKGLLTLNTDNLPLKDSPIALQFVTITS
- a CDS encoding DUF4183 domain-containing protein; the protein is MATLFKLAIAAQTTTTVTTNPAVERYFYTLNPAHVDQGVLTIPANAFVDDEDAPVAEITLAADDNGYYLLFINGVLQQEDLYTVAADEVVITEADTIPEGAVITLVVTNFVPDADSQTTVNA
- a CDS encoding cobyric acid synthase, which gives rise to MAKVIMVQGTMSNAGKSLLVAGLCRIFKQDGYRVAPFKSQNMALNSFVTTEGLEMGRAQAMQAEAAGITPMVCMNPILLKPTNHTGSQVIVNGEVLGNMGAKEYFAYKKELIPKIKKAFRQLEEFADIIVIEGAGSPAEINLKQNDIVNMGLAEMVDAPVLLVGDIDRGGVFAQLLGTLMLLIEEEKERVKGLIINKFRGDKSILDPGIKFLEKKGQVPVVGVVPYMEVALEDEDSLTERFNKKQEGLIDIAVIRYPRISNFTDFNVFEQIPEVTVRYVTSVRELGHPDLIFLPGSKNTMGDLKWMRQNGLEAAIKQLSDDIPVFGICGGYQMLGCRIDDPYNAEEGGSIRGMALLPVTTVLQKQKKRCQIAGVIEKLDGIFSGISGCNFKGYEIHMGQTVYQDGIEDSRVSGIENKAVISAHHKNVYGSYIHGLFDQGNIVHGIIQALAKKKGIKIKEGVFEDYQTYKEKQYDKLAETLRNYLDMEVIYEILREAHLD